From the genome of Thermogutta terrifontis, one region includes:
- a CDS encoding amidohydrolase family protein, whose product MKWTRRRFLQAAGFIAGGVASGMGRWRVPAGSLAGVSVPPDVEKIPIVDTHQHLWDLSRLRLPWLAGDSRLNRDYLLRDYLQAVAGLPVVKAVYMEVAVVDEDLVKEAEWIIDICHRGEGPTVAAVIGGRPASEEFPAYLARFRGNPVVKGVRWIPPASKLGHKLYFSPQMRANLRLLGEWGMRFDICIPPDWLADAVEIVDACPETRFVLDHCGNADPQQFGRWGKERGEEAVRYVERWKRGIDTLAARQNVVCKISGIIARVRPDDWGPEDLAPIVNHCLAAFGPDRVMFAGDWPVCTKGASLREWILALHQIVADRPLEERRKLFHDNAVRFYQLG is encoded by the coding sequence ATGAAGTGGACACGCCGTCGATTCCTGCAAGCGGCTGGTTTCATCGCGGGCGGCGTTGCGAGCGGTATGGGCCGATGGAGGGTGCCTGCCGGCTCGCTGGCCGGAGTATCCGTTCCACCCGATGTTGAGAAGATCCCCATTGTGGACACCCACCAGCATCTGTGGGATCTGTCGCGACTTCGTCTCCCGTGGCTGGCCGGGGACAGCCGGCTCAACCGCGATTATCTGCTCCGCGACTATCTGCAGGCCGTGGCCGGGCTGCCCGTCGTGAAAGCCGTGTATATGGAGGTGGCCGTTGTCGATGAAGACCTTGTAAAAGAAGCGGAGTGGATCATCGACATCTGTCACAGGGGCGAAGGTCCGACTGTGGCCGCTGTCATCGGGGGCCGCCCTGCCAGCGAGGAGTTTCCCGCCTATCTTGCCCGGTTCCGTGGCAACCCGGTTGTCAAGGGAGTGCGATGGATTCCGCCCGCGAGCAAACTCGGCCACAAGCTGTACTTCAGTCCTCAGATGCGTGCGAATTTACGGCTTCTGGGGGAGTGGGGAATGCGTTTCGACATCTGCATTCCGCCTGACTGGCTGGCCGATGCCGTGGAAATTGTGGACGCCTGCCCGGAAACCCGGTTCGTCCTCGACCACTGTGGCAACGCCGACCCCCAGCAGTTTGGGCGATGGGGCAAAGAACGGGGCGAAGAAGCCGTTCGGTATGTGGAACGGTGGAAACGGGGGATCGACACCCTGGCCGCCCGGCAGAACGTGGTGTGCAAAATCTCCGGGATTATCGCCCGCGTCAGACCGGACGACTGGGGCCCTGAAGACCTGGCTCCCATTGTGAACCACTGTCTGGCGGCGTTCGGTCCTGACCGCGTCATGTTTGCGGGGGATTGGCCGGTCTGCACGAAGGGGGCCTCGCTGCGCGAATGGATTCTGGCCCTTCACCAGATTGTGGCCGATCGACCGCTGGAAGAGCGGCGGAAGCTCTTCCACGACAATGCCGTCCGCTTCTACCAGTTAGGCTGA
- a CDS encoding alkaline phosphatase: MKRMLPEEPAMRFALSFAKHLAVVAIVGWCFSFTAHLAAKEAAPSAVRAKNVIIMVADGAGFNTWRATSMYRGQLGNEIYDKPGWIQLAVTTYPLTTSTKPEGKEKQNENLVYSPQKAWDPNKGYAWLKSSATDSAAAATAMATGIKTYNNAINWDDRDRPLTGKTLPEIAHELGKSAGVVTSVQWSHATPAGFGGAHNRERDHYAEIAREMLAAPYLQVIMGAGHPEYDNNGQRKSGEATDKDCRYVGGLAEWQSLTAGRHPGGWTLIQTKEQFEKLTQGSTPAKVVGTAQVATTLQQARGGLLGIVVRNEPFATPFNDNVPTLATMAVGAINVLDNNPQGFYLMIEGGAVDWANHANQLHRMIEEQSDFLAAVEAVVDWIEKNSSWDETLLILTADHECGLLWGPNSDKTPFDPVRDQGPGKMPAARYNSTGHTNSLVPLYARGAGADLFRKLIRGKDPRAAEAWGISGEFVDNTDIFRVSRAVLTGQNLAP; this comes from the coding sequence ATGAAACGAATGCTTCCTGAGGAGCCTGCCATGCGATTCGCGCTCAGCTTTGCAAAGCATCTGGCCGTCGTTGCCATTGTCGGGTGGTGTTTTTCTTTCACTGCCCACTTGGCTGCCAAGGAAGCCGCACCTTCAGCGGTTCGGGCGAAAAACGTCATCATCATGGTGGCCGATGGAGCCGGTTTCAACACCTGGCGGGCGACCAGCATGTATCGGGGCCAGTTGGGAAACGAAATCTATGACAAGCCCGGGTGGATTCAACTGGCCGTCACCACCTATCCCCTGACCACCAGCACGAAACCCGAAGGCAAGGAGAAGCAGAATGAGAACCTCGTGTACTCCCCGCAAAAGGCGTGGGATCCCAACAAGGGTTATGCCTGGCTGAAAAGCTCGGCCACGGATTCGGCGGCGGCAGCCACCGCCATGGCGACGGGCATCAAAACCTACAACAACGCCATCAATTGGGACGATCGTGATCGGCCATTAACGGGCAAAACGCTGCCCGAGATCGCCCACGAGTTGGGTAAGTCGGCGGGGGTCGTCACATCGGTCCAGTGGTCCCACGCCACGCCTGCCGGATTTGGTGGGGCCCATAATCGGGAGCGCGATCACTACGCGGAGATCGCCCGGGAAATGCTGGCGGCTCCCTATCTGCAGGTCATCATGGGGGCAGGCCATCCGGAGTATGATAACAACGGCCAAAGGAAGTCGGGCGAGGCCACTGACAAAGATTGCCGTTACGTGGGCGGGCTGGCCGAGTGGCAGTCGCTTACAGCAGGTAGGCATCCCGGGGGATGGACGCTCATTCAAACCAAGGAGCAGTTCGAAAAACTGACCCAGGGATCTACTCCTGCCAAGGTTGTGGGGACAGCCCAGGTGGCCACGACTCTTCAACAGGCTCGGGGAGGTCTCCTGGGAATCGTGGTTCGTAACGAGCCGTTCGCCACTCCCTTCAACGATAACGTGCCGACCCTGGCCACGATGGCCGTGGGAGCCATCAATGTCCTCGATAACAACCCGCAGGGATTTTACCTGATGATCGAAGGTGGGGCGGTGGACTGGGCCAACCATGCCAATCAGCTCCATCGGATGATCGAAGAACAGAGCGACTTCCTGGCCGCTGTGGAAGCAGTTGTCGACTGGATCGAGAAAAACAGTTCCTGGGATGAGACACTGCTGATTCTGACGGCGGATCACGAATGTGGGCTGCTCTGGGGACCCAATTCCGACAAGACGCCGTTTGATCCTGTCCGCGACCAGGGTCCTGGTAAGATGCCGGCCGCGCGGTACAACTCGACCGGCCATACCAATTCGCTGGTGCCTCTTTATGCCCGTGGTGCGGGTGCCGATCTGTTCCGGAAACTCATCCGCGGCAAAGATCCGCGGGCTGCCGAAGCGTGGGGCATCTCGGGCGAATTCGTGGACAACACGGACATTTTCCGCGTGAGTCGGGCGGTCCTGACCGGCCAGAATCTCGCCCCGTGA
- a CDS encoding response regulator transcription factor: MGAGLKTSDLSKGPSWQGVPLQWRVLYICDRQRTGGWLVEGLAVEAPVEIEIHEATGSVSGLARLRDEVFEAIFIAHAPPELDAIELVAGYRTGGTDDPLIVLGRPSEQELAVACYEAGADGYLCVSTATTQALIWTTVRAVQRCQLLRQNRRFVQAERQRVQREREEAFRILQHQKAVLRELDKLSRQSRQSLEGLSSHNSELEEDDPPQVPHTLIVHYRELLRAYVIMGSGHLGSELRHLAEVFATAGLSAREVMQLHLHVTADLLKGLGSRSTRHVITRADLLVIEILLQLAEVYRARYREMVRPPVQLFFRELEE; this comes from the coding sequence ATGGGCGCCGGCCTTAAAACCAGTGACCTCAGTAAAGGACCTTCCTGGCAGGGGGTTCCCCTCCAGTGGAGAGTACTTTACATCTGCGACCGGCAGCGCACAGGCGGGTGGCTGGTGGAAGGGCTGGCCGTCGAAGCGCCCGTGGAAATTGAAATCCATGAAGCGACAGGTAGTGTCTCGGGCCTTGCCCGACTGCGCGACGAGGTTTTTGAGGCCATTTTCATCGCGCATGCGCCGCCAGAGCTGGACGCGATCGAACTGGTCGCCGGTTACCGCACAGGCGGCACCGACGACCCGCTCATTGTGCTGGGGCGACCGAGCGAACAAGAACTCGCTGTGGCGTGTTATGAAGCCGGGGCGGACGGCTACCTGTGTGTAAGCACGGCCACCACGCAGGCCCTCATCTGGACAACCGTTCGCGCTGTTCAGCGTTGCCAATTGCTTCGCCAGAATCGGCGGTTTGTCCAGGCTGAACGGCAGCGGGTCCAGCGAGAGCGCGAAGAGGCATTCCGCATCCTACAGCATCAGAAAGCCGTTCTTCGTGAGCTGGATAAGCTTTCCCGACAGTCTCGCCAGTCACTCGAGGGGCTTTCTTCCCATAATTCCGAACTGGAAGAAGACGATCCGCCTCAGGTCCCTCATACGCTTATTGTCCATTACCGGGAGCTGCTGCGAGCTTACGTGATCATGGGCAGTGGGCATCTCGGAAGCGAGCTCCGTCACCTGGCCGAAGTCTTTGCGACGGCCGGACTCTCAGCACGCGAAGTGATGCAGCTCCACCTCCATGTGACGGCCGATCTGCTGAAGGGACTAGGATCGCGCAGCACCCGGCATGTGATCACGCGGGCGGATCTGCTGGTGATTGAGATCCTCCTTCAGCTTGCGGAGGTCTATCGGGCAAGATATCGCGAGATGGTTCGGCCGCCCGTCCAATTATTTTTCCGCGAACTGGAAGAATAG
- a CDS encoding FHA domain-containing protein, producing MLVRLHVIRGKANKDSVAITLPAVIGRSREADLTIIHPMISRRHCELFEDGGLVKIRDLGSLNGTYVAGEQIQETFLPPGAVFSLGPLTFRVEYDTSPKAVCHEPSVVSGESASKTPSDIVVAHDPASAEKPAPGEGSARPSPAEPATEPDPFLSSPPTTGAPNDRQNTPPGIAPADGALPDFGAWQTGGVGPSAPPAEDRPEENRSAFDSVQHLRRPDSSGADAWSNLPPPFTTVVSRSDPEPVAPIVLNGSDENDAAKSLASDKDRPTSAESASTPPHAAKTAKSRTGWWPFRR from the coding sequence ATGTTGGTTCGCCTTCATGTCATCCGCGGCAAGGCCAACAAAGACAGCGTGGCCATCACACTCCCGGCAGTCATTGGGCGAAGTCGCGAGGCGGATCTCACCATCATCCACCCGATGATCAGCCGTCGGCACTGCGAATTGTTTGAGGACGGCGGACTGGTGAAGATCCGGGATCTTGGCTCGCTCAACGGAACATACGTGGCCGGAGAACAAATCCAGGAAACATTTCTTCCTCCGGGGGCAGTCTTCAGTCTGGGGCCCCTTACGTTCCGGGTGGAGTACGATACCTCTCCTAAAGCCGTTTGTCACGAGCCCTCGGTGGTGTCCGGCGAAAGTGCCTCGAAGACGCCCTCAGACATTGTTGTTGCCCACGATCCAGCCTCTGCAGAAAAACCGGCGCCCGGTGAAGGATCAGCCCGACCCAGCCCCGCGGAGCCCGCCACCGAACCGGATCCTTTTTTGAGCTCGCCTCCGACCACTGGGGCACCCAACGATCGGCAGAATACGCCGCCTGGTATCGCTCCGGCTGACGGTGCTCTGCCTGATTTCGGCGCCTGGCAAACCGGGGGAGTAGGCCCGTCAGCCCCGCCAGCGGAAGACCGGCCGGAAGAGAATCGCAGTGCTTTCGATTCGGTACAGCATCTCCGCCGTCCCGACTCATCGGGTGCTGATGCATGGTCGAACCTACCTCCCCCGTTCACCACGGTTGTTTCGCGGAGTGATCCGGAACCCGTGGCACCAATTGTGCTAAACGGAAGCGACGAGAATGACGCGGCGAAAAGCCTGGCGAGTGACAAAGACCGTCCCACTTCGGCAGAAAGTGCCTCGACGCCTCCTCACGCCGCCAAGACCGCCAAATCACGAACCGGATGGTGGCCTTTCAGGCGGTGA